In Portunus trituberculatus isolate SZX2019 chromosome 22, ASM1759143v1, whole genome shotgun sequence, one DNA window encodes the following:
- the LOC123507327 gene encoding methionine-R-sulfoxide reductase B1-like isoform X2, which produces MEPRRFGLRPVNSNTPRGAPAPSSNPGSTSSRIPRAWKPQGPQQTQGKPSRILKKEEKDELLRKLTPMQYRVTQEKLTERPYSNKYYKHWERGVYSCVVCGEELFQSQAKYDSGSGWPSFFDIIDKDKVSLKQDLSHVGANLLLLVCNPSLARTEVSCATCGAHVGHLFEDGPKPTGKRFCVNSASLEFRPQGPVTLLPLDQIQQQQQQQKTWSPPSEPLVHLASPTNSCSLGARMCFRVSNMDACEATPPQS; this is translated from the exons ATGGAACCCCGAAGATTTGGTCTCCGCCCCGTCAACTCAAACACTCCTAGAGGCGCCCCTGCCCCCTCCAGTAACCCCGGCAGCACCTCCTCCAGGATACCAAGGGCGTGGAAGCCTCAGGGACCTCAGCAGACCCAAGGGAAGCCAAGCAGGATActcaagaaggaggagaaggatgagctGTTGAGGAAACTGACCCCGATGCAGTACAGAGTGACGCAGGAAAAGCTGacggagag GCCTTACTCCAACAAGTACTACAAGCACTGGGAGCGAGGCGTGTACTCGTGCGTGGTGTGCGGCGAGGAGCTGTTCCAGTCACAAGCCAAGTACGACTCTGGCTCAGGGTGGCCCTCCTTCTTCGACATCATCGACAAGGACAAGGTGTCACTCAAGCAGGACCTGTctcacg TGGGCGccaacctgctgctgctggtgtgcaACCCTTCCCTGGCGCGCACCGAGGTGAGCTGCGCCACGTGCGGCGCACACGTGGGCCACCTGTTCGAAGACGGTCCCAAACCCACCGGCAAGCGCTTCTGCGTCAACTCAGCGTCCCTTGAGTTTCGGCCGCAGGGCCCCGTCACCCTGCTGCCCCTGGACCAGATC cagcagcagcagcagcagcagaagacgTGGTCGCCGCCCTCCGAGCCTCTGGTGCACCTCGCCTCGCCCACTAACTCGTGCTCTCTCGGGGCGCGCATGTGCTTCCGAGTGTCCAACATGGACGCCTGCGAGGCCACGCCGCCACAGTCCTGA
- the LOC123507327 gene encoding methionine-R-sulfoxide reductase B1-like isoform X1 codes for MEPRRFGLRPVNSNTPRGAPAPSSNPGSTSSRIPRAWKPQGPQQTQGKPSRILKKEEKDELLRKLTPMQYRVTQEKLTERPYSNKYYKHWERGVYSCVVCGEELFQSQAKYDSGSGWPSFFDIIDKDKVSLKQDLSHVGANLLLLVCNPSLARTEVSCATCGAHVGHLFEDGPKPTGKRFCVNSASLEFRPQGPVTLLPLDQIQQQQQQQQKTWSPPSEPLVHLASPTNSCSLGARMCFRVSNMDACEATPPQS; via the exons ATGGAACCCCGAAGATTTGGTCTCCGCCCCGTCAACTCAAACACTCCTAGAGGCGCCCCTGCCCCCTCCAGTAACCCCGGCAGCACCTCCTCCAGGATACCAAGGGCGTGGAAGCCTCAGGGACCTCAGCAGACCCAAGGGAAGCCAAGCAGGATActcaagaaggaggagaaggatgagctGTTGAGGAAACTGACCCCGATGCAGTACAGAGTGACGCAGGAAAAGCTGacggagag GCCTTACTCCAACAAGTACTACAAGCACTGGGAGCGAGGCGTGTACTCGTGCGTGGTGTGCGGCGAGGAGCTGTTCCAGTCACAAGCCAAGTACGACTCTGGCTCAGGGTGGCCCTCCTTCTTCGACATCATCGACAAGGACAAGGTGTCACTCAAGCAGGACCTGTctcacg TGGGCGccaacctgctgctgctggtgtgcaACCCTTCCCTGGCGCGCACCGAGGTGAGCTGCGCCACGTGCGGCGCACACGTGGGCCACCTGTTCGAAGACGGTCCCAAACCCACCGGCAAGCGCTTCTGCGTCAACTCAGCGTCCCTTGAGTTTCGGCCGCAGGGCCCCGTCACCCTGCTGCCCCTGGACCAGATC cagcagcagcagcagcagcagcagaagacgTGGTCGCCGCCCTCCGAGCCTCTGGTGCACCTCGCCTCGCCCACTAACTCGTGCTCTCTCGGGGCGCGCATGTGCTTCCGAGTGTCCAACATGGACGCCTGCGAGGCCACGCCGCCACAGTCCTGA